One Solirubrobacter pauli DNA segment encodes these proteins:
- a CDS encoding PQQ-dependent sugar dehydrogenase: MAVRAICAGSVAALGVFCALAGSAHAQEFPDQSQFQKVTLNDRPGEPMSLAVLPDGRVLHSARTGEIRLHDPRTGTNNVVTDMKQSPKGLYQHDEEGVQGMATDPNFDENHWVYVYYAPKLNTPSDVVGTGINEGDAPEDLRNPEDRARLALFNGYNVLSRFKFSKGKLDFTTEQEILRVNTSRGICCHVGGKIDFDNAGNLYLSTGDDTNPFQSSGFTPIDDRENRNPAFDARRTSGNTNDLRGKILRIRVRDDGTYYVPQGNLFRPGQAQTRSEIYVMGLRNPFRYSVNKVNGDIYVGDYSPDSPTANPLRGPEGTGRWMIVRNAVNYGWPFCATPDQPYVDYDFTPDSEQSGEPFNCNRPINDSRNNTGLRQLPQVAWPEVWYSYNTGQDLFPELFQHTDSNGISPMGGPAMVFDSNISSPFRWPKVFAGHPLFYEWSRDYAKVMQLNRPNGPQLADIKHLFGGKVSENPNVILDNPMDMEFGPDNALYVLEYGTGYFAELPAAQLARIDYVRNGQYTPVVRASATPSAGTTAPLTVQFSSAGTSDANGDRLRYAWDFDSNGTVDSTQANPSYTYTTRGVFEATLRVTDQTGRSASWQARVIVGNQAPQVSLTAVSTTPPFNFGDTVHFKVTITDDQPVDCSRVTVAYILGHETHGHPQTSTAGCEGDISVPIDEGHAGASNLSAVFVAQYTDNPGGGETPLQGSAEVRLTPPAPPTNQG, encoded by the coding sequence ATGGCAGTTCGGGCCATTTGCGCGGGCAGTGTCGCTGCGCTTGGCGTCTTCTGCGCGCTCGCGGGGAGCGCGCACGCTCAGGAGTTCCCGGATCAGTCGCAGTTCCAGAAGGTCACGCTCAACGACCGTCCGGGCGAGCCGATGAGCCTTGCGGTGCTTCCGGACGGGCGAGTGCTGCACTCGGCTCGCACAGGTGAGATCCGCCTGCATGACCCGCGGACGGGCACCAACAACGTGGTCACGGACATGAAGCAGTCCCCCAAGGGGCTCTACCAGCACGACGAAGAAGGCGTGCAGGGCATGGCCACCGACCCGAACTTCGACGAGAACCACTGGGTCTACGTCTACTACGCGCCGAAGCTGAACACGCCCAGCGACGTGGTGGGCACCGGCATCAACGAGGGTGACGCGCCGGAGGACCTGCGCAACCCCGAGGACCGCGCGCGCCTCGCGCTGTTCAACGGCTACAACGTGCTGTCGCGCTTCAAGTTCAGCAAGGGCAAGCTCGACTTCACGACCGAGCAGGAGATCCTGCGGGTCAACACGTCGCGCGGCATCTGCTGCCACGTCGGCGGCAAGATCGACTTCGACAACGCCGGCAACCTGTACCTGTCGACCGGCGACGACACCAACCCGTTCCAGTCGTCCGGGTTCACGCCGATCGACGACCGGGAGAACCGCAACCCGGCGTTCGACGCGCGCCGCACCTCGGGCAACACGAACGACCTGCGCGGCAAGATCCTGCGCATCCGCGTCCGCGACGACGGCACCTACTACGTGCCGCAGGGCAACCTGTTCCGCCCCGGCCAGGCCCAGACGCGCTCCGAGATCTACGTGATGGGCCTGCGCAACCCGTTCCGCTACTCGGTCAACAAGGTCAACGGCGACATCTACGTCGGCGACTACTCGCCGGACTCGCCGACCGCCAACCCGTTGCGCGGTCCGGAAGGCACCGGCCGCTGGATGATCGTCCGCAACGCGGTGAACTACGGCTGGCCGTTCTGCGCCACGCCGGATCAGCCGTACGTCGACTACGACTTCACGCCTGACAGCGAGCAGTCGGGCGAGCCGTTCAACTGCAACCGCCCGATCAACGACTCGCGCAACAACACGGGCCTGCGTCAGCTGCCACAGGTGGCCTGGCCGGAGGTCTGGTACTCGTACAACACCGGCCAGGACCTGTTCCCGGAGCTGTTCCAGCACACCGACAGCAACGGCATCAGCCCGATGGGCGGCCCGGCGATGGTGTTCGACTCGAACATCTCCTCGCCGTTCCGCTGGCCGAAGGTCTTCGCCGGCCACCCGCTGTTCTACGAGTGGTCGCGCGACTACGCGAAGGTCATGCAGCTCAACCGGCCCAACGGCCCGCAGCTCGCCGACATCAAGCACCTGTTCGGCGGCAAGGTGTCCGAGAACCCGAACGTGATCCTCGACAACCCGATGGACATGGAGTTCGGTCCGGACAACGCGCTGTACGTGCTCGAGTACGGGACGGGCTACTTCGCCGAGCTCCCGGCCGCGCAGCTCGCGCGGATCGACTACGTGCGCAACGGCCAGTACACGCCGGTCGTGCGCGCCTCGGCCACGCCGTCGGCCGGGACGACCGCACCGCTGACGGTGCAGTTCTCCAGCGCCGGCACCTCGGACGCCAACGGCGACCGCCTGCGCTACGCCTGGGACTTCGACTCCAACGGGACGGTCGACTCCACGCAGGCGAACCCCAGCTACACCTACACCACGCGCGGCGTCTTCGAGGCCACGCTCCGGGTGACGGATCAGACCGGGCGCTCGGCGTCCTGGCAGGCGCGTGTGATCGTGGGCAACCAGGCACCGCAGGTGTCGCTCACCGCGGTCAGCACGACCCCGCCGTTCAACTTCGGTGACACCGTGCACTTCAAGGTCACGATCACCGACGACCAACCGGTCGACTGCTCGCGCGTCACCGTGGCCTACATCCTCGGCCACGAGACCCACGGGCACCCGCAGACCTCGACCGCGGGCTGCGAGGGTGACATCTCGGTCCCGATCGACGAAGGGCACGCCGGCGCGAGCAACCTGAGCGCCGTGTT